Part of the Gramella sp. Hel_I_59 genome, CGCTTACCCGCCAAGCAAAGTAACCTTGAACGAATATGGTTATCATCTTGCTAAACAATTCGCTCAAAAACCAGAAGTTGATGAACTTGTATTGATCACAGATCATACTAAGGAACCTAAACAAATAGACTTTAATACAGATAACTGTAAAGTAAGTGTAAAGGAAAGCTGGAACTTCAATAGTTACAAGAACATATACAGCATCTATAAAAATGTGGTAAAACAAAAGCCTGATGCAATTCTTTTCAATCTTCAGTTTATGAAATTCGGCGATAAAAAGATCCCGGCAGCTTTAGGACTTTTATTACCCTTGCTGTTCAGGTTAAAAGGAATCCCTACGATCGTATTACTTCATAATATACTGGAACAGGTAGATCTTGGAAACGCTGGTTTCACACAGAACAAATTTCTTCAGAAATTATATAACATGATGGGTACAGGGCTTACTAAAGTGTTGCTGCAGGCAGATACCGTAGCTCTTACCATAGGAAAATATGTAGATGTGATCAAGGATAAATATAAGGCAGAGAATGTGATGCAGGTGCCTCATGGATCTTTTGAAACTCCGCCGGAACCTAATTTTGATCTTCCTGAAGGACCTAAAAAGATCATGACCTTCGGAAAATTTGGAACGTATAAGAAAGTAGATATTCTTATTGAAGCAGTTGAAAAGTTAAGAGAGAGAACAAACCAGGAACTGGAAATTGTGATCGCTGGAACTGATAGTCCGAATACTCCAGGATATCTTGCCGGAGTTATGAAAAAATATGATCATGTGAGAAATCTTACGTTTACCGGCTATGTTGAAGAAGAAGATGTTCCCGTGATCTTTGGAGAAAGCACATTAGTAGCTTTTCCTTATACTTCTACTACAGGTAGTTCTGGAGTACTGCACCAGGCAGGTTCTTACGGAAAAGCAGTAGTCATGCCTAATCTGGGTGATCTTGCATTGCTGGTAGAGGAAGAAGGATATGTGGGAGAGTTCTTTGAACCTGGAAATGTGGATTCGCTGGCAGATTCTATGGAGAAGATCATAGAAAACGATCTGCACAGAAGAACTATTGGAGAAGTAAATTATGATGCTGCCTGCAGTTTACCAATGGAGAAAATCGCTCAGCTTTATCTTGATGAATTTCAGAAGCTTTTGCGTGCTAAAATGAATTTAAATTTTGTTTGAATAGGTTGATTATTGGTTATTGGTTAGATGAAAAGGATAGAAAGAAATTTCTATCCTTTTTTGTTTGTAGCCTAACCGACTTAGATAATGCCTCGCAGCTCTTCTTATCTCTTCTGAAATAAAATTATCTGGTTTATGTCTAATACGATAACTATTGAAGTAGTTAAATTTGAAGCAGCACTACTTTGAGAATCTATTCGATAAATTCGAAAGCTGGTTTCTCGTTCCCCTCAAAATCAATAAAACCAAAGGCCGTCTGTTTTTTCTTTCTCCACGGCAGTGAACCAGCAACCTCGCTTGGAATTTCAGGAAAGTCATACAAGGTCCAGGAAACAAAATGAATTTTTGAGTTGGAGAATTGCTGCTGCATATACTTATGATATTCAGCC contains:
- a CDS encoding glycosyltransferase, producing MKLALITAYPPSKVTLNEYGYHLAKQFAQKPEVDELVLITDHTKEPKQIDFNTDNCKVSVKESWNFNSYKNIYSIYKNVVKQKPDAILFNLQFMKFGDKKIPAALGLLLPLLFRLKGIPTIVLLHNILEQVDLGNAGFTQNKFLQKLYNMMGTGLTKVLLQADTVALTIGKYVDVIKDKYKAENVMQVPHGSFETPPEPNFDLPEGPKKIMTFGKFGTYKKVDILIEAVEKLRERTNQELEIVIAGTDSPNTPGYLAGVMKKYDHVRNLTFTGYVEEEDVPVIFGESTLVAFPYTSTTGSSGVLHQAGSYGKAVVMPNLGDLALLVEEEGYVGEFFEPGNVDSLADSMEKIIENDLHRRTIGEVNYDAACSLPMEKIAQLYLDEFQKLLRAKMNLNFV